A genome region from Cryptosporidium parvum Iowa II chromosome 8, whole genome shotgun sequence includes the following:
- a CDS encoding ERV41 like membrane associated protein involved in vesicular transport with a transmembrane region near the C-terminus — LDYFQGKRKFSNQTKMKQFDAFSKPISEFRIKTAFGGYLTILSMIAMIILFYSELKYYLNITRKDEVTVDHLSSNRNINLRMQLEFPKLPCDILGVRIINLQENKEIYLPDGGIEFVKIGSNESNANSSSGCGPCYDASIINDLGAVNCCNTCKDIFNEYDKKGIKLPHVISFKQCDYDKSKRISNALSSNLNSEGCKIKVNGYIPKVKGKIEISHKRWVKYKEMTDLEIAESHLFNFSYKMNYLDFGEELPGIPNRWKNQEYIQSSRFEKLGYSQDLVFEDAYIDFDMHCIPTQYNTINNKSINSHQFSVRSQYKKVLVSLANGKFIPDTSIPGIHINYDFTPFLVKITESRRSFLSFITECCAIIGGIFAFSGMIDIFFFKFLSSVNKYRQKNNTSFIQNY; from the coding sequence TTAGATTATTTCCAAGGAAAAAGGAAATTTTCGAACCAAACAAAAATGAAGCAGTTTGATGCATTTTCAAAGCCAATATCTGAGTTCCGTATAAAAACTGCATTTGGAGGATACTTAACAATATTGAGTATGATCGCCATGATCATACTGTTTTAttctgaattaaaatattacttaaaCATAACTAGAAAGGATGAAGTTACTGTTGATCATTTGTCTtctaatagaaatattaaccTTAGGATGCAGTTGGAATTCCCAAAACTCCCGTGCGATATATTGGGGGTACGAATAATTAATCTTCaggaaaataaagaaatatatttaccAGATGGAGGAATAGAGTTCGTTAAGATCGGTTCAAATGAAAGTAATGCAAATAGTTCTTCTGGATGTGGTCCTTGCTATGACGCATCTATTATCAATGATTTGGGAGCAGTTAATTGTTGTAATACATGCaaagatatttttaatgaatacGATAAAAAAGGAATTAAGTTACCTCATGTAATAAGTTTCAAACAATGTGATTATGATAAATCGAAGAGGATTTCAAATGCATTGTCTTCTAACTTAAATTCAGAAGGGTGCAAGATTAAAGTAAATGGATACATCCCAAAAGTTAAAGGTAAAATTGAGATTTCTCACAAAAGATGGGTTAAATATAAGGAAATGACAGATCTTGAGATTGCAGAAAGCCACTTATTTAACTTTTCatataaaatgaattatctAGATTTTGGTGAAGAGCTGCCTGGAATTCCAAACAGATGGAAAAATCAGGAGTACATTCAAAGTTCtagatttgaaaaattgGGATATTCACAAGACTTGGTTTTTGAGGATGCttatattgattttgataTGCATTGTATACCTACACAATACAATActataaataataagtCGATTAATTCGCACCAATTTTCAGTCAGAAGTCAATATAAAAAAGTTCTTGTTTCCTTAGCTAATGGCAAATTTATTCCCGACACTTCAATACCCGGAATACATATCAATTATGATTTTACTCCGTTCCTTGTAAAAATCACTGAAAGTCGTAGATCGTTTTTGTCGTTTATTACGGAATGTTGTGCCATAATTGGAGGAATTTTTGCATTTTCTGGAATGattgatatatttttctttaaatttttatctaGCGTAAACAAGTATAGacaaaaaaacaatacatcatttattcaaaattactaa